A window of the Rhinoraja longicauda isolate Sanriku21f chromosome 20, sRhiLon1.1, whole genome shotgun sequence genome harbors these coding sequences:
- the wnt2 gene encoding protein Wnt-2: protein MNCTSWLSLPLIVVCVAPRVYSTWWYMGALGTRVICDNIPGLVSRQRQLCHKHLDAMQSIGDGAKEWIAECQHQFRHHRWNCNTLDRDHTLFGRVMLRSSREAAFVYAISSAGVVFAITRACSQGELSSCSCDPQKKGLSKDKTGTFDWGGCSDNIDYGVSFAKAFVDAKEKEGKDARALMNLHNNRAGRKAVKRLLKFECKCHGVSGSCTLRTCWLAMADFHKAGNYLRRKYNGAIQVIMNQDGTGFTVANKNFKKPTKNDLVYFESSPDYCVIDREAGSLGTAGRVCNRTSRGMDGCEVMCCGRGYDTSRIMRVTKCECKFHWCCVVRCRECHEMADVHTCKAPKHAEWLDQT, encoded by the exons ATGAACTGCACGTCGTGGCTGTCCCTGCCTCTGATCGTGGTGTGCGTCGCACCTCGAGTCTACTCGACATGGTG gtACATGGGTGCCCTTGGGACGCGGGTGATTTGTGACAACATCCCTGGTTTGGTGAGCAGACAACGACAACTGTGTCACAAGCACCTGGATGCCATGCAGTCGATTGGAGATGGAGCCAAAGAGTGGATCGCAGAATGTCAGCACCAGTTCCGTCACCACCGCTGGAACTGTAACACCCTGGACAGAGACCACACACTCTTTGGCAGAGTCATGCTTAGGA GTAGTAGAGAAGCTGCCTTTGTTTATGCCATCTCTTCTGCTGGGGTGGTGTTTGCCATAACAAGAGCCTGCAGTCAAGGAGAACTCAGCTCCTGTTCCTGCGATCCCCAAAAGAAAGGCCTCTCTAAGGACAAGACGGGAACCTTCGACTGGGGAGGATGCAGTGATAACATTGACTATGGTGTTAGCTTTGCTAAAGCATTTGTGGATGCGAAGGAAAAGGAAGGGAAGGATGCCAGGGCACTGATGAACCTGCACAATAATCGAGCTGGGAGAAAG GCTGTAAAGCGGTTGCTGAAGTTTGAGTGTAAGTGCCACGGTGTCAGTGGATCATGTACATTGCGAACATGCTGGCTTGCCATGGCAGACTTCCACAAAGCCGGCAACTACCTTCGGAGAAAGTACAACGGGGCTATCCAGGTGATCATGAACCAAGACGGGACTGGCTTTACAGTAGCAAATAAGAACTTTAAAAAACCAACAAAGAATGACCTGGTGTATTTTGAGAGCTCTCCAGACTACTGCGTGATAGACAGAGAAGCAG GTTCcctgggtacagcaggcagagtgTGCAACAGGACCTCTCGAGGGATGGACGGCTGTGAAGTGATGTGCTGTGGCCGAGGCTATGACACCTCCCGCATCATGCGGGTGACAAAGTGCGAATGTAAGTTTCACTGGTGCTGTGTGGTCCGCTGCAGGGAATGCCACGAGATGGCAGACGTACACACGTGCAAAGCTCCGAAGCATGCCGAGTGGCTGGATCAGACATGA